Below is a window of Strix uralensis isolate ZFMK-TIS-50842 chromosome 8, bStrUra1, whole genome shotgun sequence DNA.
AGTTCTCCAAATTGGCACTCTGTCATGTATTTTGCTTAATATGTGCAGGCCCTGGTTCTGCAGACTTGAAATGTCTGTTGTTCAAGTATTTCCATTCCAGGCAGGGAGTCCATAAAATGGTAGTGTGTGAAATTCATGGGGTTCAGTGTGGACAGGTGTTTGAGCAGTGCTAAGAGACCCTGAAAGAGCACAGAAGCCACTGTGACTCTATAACAGAACCTGGTATCAACTGGTGTGGAAGAACTGGAAGTTTTTAACATGGCAATTGGaagaaacatgcagaaaaataaagattggATGAGGctgagaagcaagaaaaaaatcagaagaggaactgaaaagaaaCTGCATCTTTTACCCAATTGTAGAAATTGCTTTAGATTTCTGGGATGTGTTATTCTCCTACTTGCTGGTTTAGTCTTTGGTGcatatttttatctgaaagagTAGGCAAGACAAAGGAAATGCAGGAGTGAATGCAGCCTCGTTACAGGATTAAGATGtttctgcttctgatttcttCTGCCTGTCAGTTTGATGTTGACTAGGTTGCAGACTGTTCTGCTTTTAGAAGCATCTCAATGCATAGGCAAGTGCTCAGTTTATTACTAGTTTTGATCAGGAGCATCTCAACTCTGTTCCCACCTTTTATGTAAGAGCTCTTTTTATGCTTTAGTGTCCTTGTCGGGTTGTTGACACTTTGTAGGTGATAAACAATTTCCAACAGTTTACCTCAACTTTTAAATAAACCCATTAGTGTTCTTTACAGTGGAAACAAGACAGTTCTAAAGATGATGATTTATGTTGCATTAGGTTCCAGGAATGCCCAGTATGTTCTGTGTTGCTAATAAGTGCTAAGTAACAAATACTGAGGTAAGAGTCATAATTTAATCACTTAATGTTGCCATTAAGTTTTAAAGTCAGTAAATCTAGATAATAAGCAAAAAGGTAGATCTCTTTTTTGGCATTGAAAGTGCTTAATAAAGGTGCTTGGACCTTTCTCAGCTACTGTCTTTGTGAAACTCTCTGTTTTATTCAGCTGTCAACCAATGGGCTTATTAAATAATTGCTGGCACATAGTAGTGCACATATCGAAACAGTgaattaatgaatatttttaaagttctaattacatttgggtttgcttttcttttcagaagctgTTTGCCGATGCAGCAAAGGATGCAAGTTCTAGCATCAATAGCTGTATGTTTCTAGCTTGTGTATTAGTGTAAAGTTCACATCAGCAGCGACTGAAAGTTACAGGTGGTTAGGTGGCCACATCACTCCAGCTGCTGGCAAGAATGGCGCCAATTAGTATAAATCTCAAGAAGTCTGTAGTACCTGTTTATTTTGTATGACTAACCATGAGATGCTTCACTTTAGAGTACCTCTCCACCCTGTACATCTTTGTACCGTCAACAGTTCTTCTCGTTTGTGAGCTTGTGCCATTTCGTACCTTTCGAGTGTAGTAAATGGATACATGACTTATCCTTTTTGTTGAATCCTTCCTGCAGCTCCTTCAGCTGGTGGCCATGGTTCATTTCTCCTTCAGATCTCATTGCAATTCCTGTCTCTGCTGACATCTCACCTGTCTATCCTGTTCCTCTCGATTTGACTGCGTGTGAGACTAATGCCTACAGACAGTATGCATACACCGCTTTGTAGGGTTGTCTCAGTAGGGCTGAACTGTTAGGAAGTACTCTGTGAAACTGGGAATGCATCAACAACTGAATTATGTCTTGACAAGAAATCATGATTTAGTTTCAGAATAATCTGTATTCTGCAAGAGTATACTTGAGTTGTAACAGCTGAGGTTGCTTTATGGAGGATGCCTACCCAGTTTGAAAGCTTAACATTATCAATTCTGTGTCCGTTAATTGAAGATAAATAACAAGtctgttgtggtgggttttttttaaactgaagcagCAGGCAAATGAGTCACTACTTTAATTCTCAAAAGTATGAGTGAATATATTTTGCAGTCATTGTCTACATTACTTGCTTCTTTTGGCAGAAATGGATACTCCTACAAAGTGGCAGTGGCTCTGTCCTTATTTCTTGGATGGTTGGGAGCAGATAGATTTTATCTAGGCTATCCTGCATTAGGTaagtttatttcttattttttctttgagGTAAAGGTTGTTGTTATGACTCAGTTGTATGTGTATACTTATATTTTGAGTGATAAAGGCTGACAGTCATAGTTTTAATATTTACAACTAGAATCCTTACTTTATTGTCAGGTAAGATAAAATCCTGCATTGTACTCAGCCTGCTATTCTGTCGAAGCGAGTGGTGACAAATGGATATATAGTTGTCCAGCAGATAAAATCTTAATAAGCAAACATGATTATTGCTATTCATAGTTTTGCTTTATGTTTGCTTTGCATTGACGTTTACCACAGCATTCTTTGTGAGGCACTGACACAGAAGTGGTGTTGACTCATGTGCCAGCTACTTAAATGATGCTTGATTTTACCAGGAAAATAGCGGACAAACTTTACAGTAAACCTAGTGTTTTGGGACATGGAATTTATTCTGACAAATGCATGTCTTCAAGATAGCTCACAGCATTAATAACAGTTCTGCAGAAGCTGGGACATTTAATAAGACCTACCTCTGGTTAGTGTTTTTAGGACCTGATTCCCAGGGTGATGGTGCCGCTGGCTTTTAAATAATGGAAATACCTTAGTATGTTAGAACTGCTTTCACTGGCTTTGTTTCTGAGCTGGACAAAGAGAGTAAATGTAAGTCTAGATAGCATGGAGCAACAAACTGGAAAAAGCTATACATGTTGCTGTGACTTCAGCTAGGAATTTTGAGTTTCTGCCCATTAAATGCAAACCCTTGTTTTTTTAGTACCATTATCTGTCCTTATTGATAATCTTGTGTTAAcatctgtgtctttttttttccccaagattcTATAATTAGCACTTATTTGTCCATCTGTTTCacaaaaagatacatttttggAAGCACGCAGTAAGGTGCGCCTTTTTGTTAGACCATTGGATTTGGATTAATAATTTGCAGTAATTATTGTGTAATATATTGTACTAATATAGATTTATAAATCCTCCATTCTCATATAGAAGATCTTTATGCCTCATGCTTGTTAACCCTACTGGAATGTACTGTAGCCCATAACCAAAGTTAAAAGACTTAAACTCTTCCAAAGTCAAGTTTTcaagcttttgaaataaaagaagacaaaagcaaataggtaaaaggaaaaaaaagaataaaaatcagtacATCAGATTCCTTGACAGTGGTTGATTGGGGATTTTTTAGGTCATCCATGCCTTGGCAAAAAATGGTTAAGAAAGGTTAATAGCATTGAAATATTTTGCGCAAGCGTAATGAAGACTGTAAAtgctttttggtttattttttttcttctcttttgcttaaAGAACACACAAATACAAACAAGCTATTGAATATGAAGAAATAGGGAAGGCAAGCTCTTCCTCTCCCACACACTGTGAACTAAACCATAAGTTATTACTGCGTAAGAGCACTATTTTTTCCCTCCATGCTTTAGAGCGGTTTATTTTCTCAGTGTGATCTGCTTGTGGGGAGGGaagtgaggagaaagaaaaaaatcgaCTTTACCCTGCACTCCAGAAATACATTCCAGGTTCAGAAACAGTTCATCTACATCCAGTAACATAATGGAGCAGCCAGTTCCTCAGATGAACCAGCAATGGTAAGAGAACTGCTGGATTCCTAAAATGCCAACTGGCAGCAAGGTTCAGGACCGGAGAGTGAGAGGAGATGGTGTAAGGAGCATCACAAATAAATATCTTAAATGGTGATTCCACTCGATGTAGGTAATAGCAAAGTAAACTGTTCACCAGAGTTTGACATTATTTAATCATCTTAACTGTTGTTTCCTAAGGCTAGTGTTTCTTTAGCCAGCTGTTTCCCTTATGTTTTGTTACTGTACTGATACCCAGGCTAACTGCATCTGGCTGCTGCAAGTCTTGTGCATCAGCCACTGGGAACAAGTTGTTTTAAACAGTGATACACTTTGGGTTTTTGCACATTTAAGTGGCACCACAGTTGTAATATGCACATAGGCTTTTCTTCTAACCAGCTGAAAGACCATCCTGCTACTACTTTTCCATCTTCTTGGTCGTTAGGTATTTTTCCCTGTTCTCTCTGACTGCTGTGTTGTTCCATGGAGAGATTATAAACTGTCTCCCTGGAGTTTATAAATCAGGGTAGGTTCATCTTGTCAGCTACGGGAGCTATATCCAGACAGTGGGATGCTCTTCCCGCAGCGTGCACGCAGTTCCTCCCCCGCTCTCCTCCATATGCAGCCTCATCAACGGGGcatgggggagaggaggtggtaTGTGGGACAAGATTGCTGCTTCtgagcgggggcggggggggcgcgaAGGAGGAGACGGAGGTCAGGAGACCTTCAGGTATTTGACTGAGAGCGATCTCGTTCTTTGGGAAACAGCTGCATGGTTTTACTAGCAGGTATTAGCACAGCATGACTCGTGGCTGGGGGAAGAGGTGCTCTGGGATGCCACATTTGATGTTACCAGTGTGCTTCCCTCTTGCCTCAGCAGTGTGCTGGCCCCTGTAAGCACAGTGAGGATATGCTTTTTAGCAGGGAACTATGTTTTCCCTGTACAGCGTAGCCTACAACTGACTTAAATGCAACAGATGCACGTTCCCCTTCATACTGCCTGTGCCTGGGTAAAGAGACAAATGTCTTTACAATGAGTATCTCATTCTCAAAATAACCTAGACGTTTGCCTAGCTCAGCTGAAGTATTACTTACAGTATATATAGTACTCATTATATTAATTATACAAGAAAccactgatattaaaaaaaattttaagacaGCCTCCTTCTTCTGAAGGCATTTTCCAAATGAAGTCTGCCTCGCATGGCAACTTCTAATGAAACATTTATCTGTTAGCTGCTATTCCCATATATTTTCTATGAATCTTTCATTTATTCATACAACCCCCCCCCATGTCTGAATACCAGTTAAAAAGaagtgtttatatatatgtatatatatcttcAAAATATATTcctatttcagcaaaaatataaaaataatacaaaggaTTGTTCTCCAAAGAAGCATGTTCTGAAAATCAAATCAGTATGTGCTGCAACTTATGAGATGGTAGAAAGTCTCTTTCTATTCATAAGTAAATTTTGCAGCtcaagttgggatttttttctgtcagagaaaggaaaatttccaGTAACTTGGTGATTAAGTTTTGCCTTTCCTTGTTTAAGCAtatttctctgttaaaaaaaaagaataaatcgttaatgtttaaaatctttaaagtATATTCAGCATGTAGAAAtatgtggtttggtttttttccctgataattAAAGATCTTTAACTTTAGGTCTGTTTCtagatatgtgtgtgtattttttttttttttgcgggaTGGGGAGAGAGTTGGGATGTAATTGCCACCAGAAAGCTACAgtcaaatttaattttccttttttaggtTTGTTAAAGTTCTGCACTGTAGGATTTTGTGGAATTGGTAGCCTAATTGATTTCATACTTATTTCAATGCAGGTAAGTCAGGGTTTTCAAAACAAGATACAAATCTGTGACTGTTAAAGCTTTGATTTGATTGCTAATTCTTTGTTAGCATTTTAGCCTTAAGAACCATTGTGTAttgaaaaataaaggcatttatTTTAGCTCTACAGATTGATGTTGTAGAATATGAATACAAAATATCAATATGttgtttgaattaaaaattaGATTAGCTATCTATAAATACTCATAACGAACAGCTTGGAAGTTGTAACACcataaattcattttatcagAACCTATGAGCTCGTTATGTGACACACAGTGTTGGACTTTGCAGAGACATTCTGCTGTTCCTAGGATTCTGAAGTTCTGTGTTTGCATGTGCTTTATGCTGATAGAGCCCATCATCTGGGGTGTCCATGCGGTGTGCAGGAAAGAAGACattgccactttttttttctgcctctcctccAAATAGAAGTCCCACATCACCTGAGAGCTGTGACTGTAGGAGTCATGATGGTTAAATCCCCAGCTGGGGTGACATCTTGTGACATCACGAAATTACCAAATTGTCTTATTCTACAGTGCATCCATTTCACATGAACTGCAAATTGCCTGTGATGAACTTAAAATGCATTGTGGATATAGGAATTGTTTATAGGggtttatagaaaaatattttaaaattatgcatctTTGTATATACGTCTTTTAAATTATATGCATTCTCAAATTTCTTTCTATGCTATTGCAGTGATCTTGCCTCAGATCACTTACAGATACAGTTGAGAGTATCTTTCATCTCTCCTTATTCATCTTACTGGTGACCCCACATCAATTTAGCATTTCCAGAACAAAAAAGCCATGATCTTCTCTCCATTCCTTACCTGTGCAGTATTTCAAAGACAGTTGTCATCAACCTAATTCTCTCCTGCCTACCCTCCTTTGTTCAAGAAAAGTGGTTTGGAGCCTACTCATTTGTTAGCCTGATTTTGTGACTCAAATCCTCATCGGCTTAACCTGGTACCAGCGCCTGGCTGTGTAATTCGGTTGATTAGAAGCCCTAGGGAAATGTTCCTTCTGAGACAGTGCTCGCTAAAATAGTTAAACTACAGCATAACTTCAAAATAAATCTAGTTTCTGTTTGACTAATTAAGCATGACTAATTTTATGATGAGAAAATTAGCGGTAATTGAGACATTAGCACAAAGTATATATTTCACTTCATATTGAAAAGTCGTGGTTCTTTTTCTCTTGTAGATCGTTGGACCTTCCGATGGCTCTAGTTACATTATAGATTACTATGGAGCGAGGCTTACACGGCTCACTATTACCAATGCAACGTTCAGGAAAATGCAGACCTATCCTTAACCCTGGCAGTAAGTGTCACCAATGCATaggtgcattttctttttccagatggATCCAGTCGTCCACTGAAATTGCTGATGACTTATTAATTACACTTCATCAGAACTGAATATTAGATGTACACTGAACAGAGatgataaaatatgaaaattccTGAAGTGAATGAGTTTACCTCAGAGGAGCCAAGTTTCTTTGCGACTGCTCTATTTCTGTGAGCACATAGTTTGTTGCCAAGTTGTACCATTTGTAAAATGTGCAGACTTTTGCAATTTCCACTGATGTTCTGTGTCTGTAAGTATAATTTAGAGTGTTACAGAGAGGTGGAGAAAGAGTTGTTCAGCACAACTATGCTGATCTTTAGTCCATTGAAACTGATGAGAGTTTTAGCATGGATGGGCCAGGATTACACTCGGGGTCTGTTTTCATAACTATGTGTGGCAGTTTGTAAATGAACTTAAATATCCCAAACCACAGAAACTGCCTGCCTTTCTATCCTGTTAGTTAAAATCCGGATGGCTCTAAATCTCATGCTGTGTACCCCGTGAAATTCtattaattgaaataattatttctctaaaGCTTAAAGACAGATTTTGGCCAAGTTGCAAAATTTGGTCAGTCCTGATCAACAGTAGAAATATGGATGCATAAAAATTAGAACCGTAGATGACACATCACAAAAAAGGAGGGTGGATGTTGGGGTGCCCTGAGGTTAGGAAATAATCGTTCTgctaattttgatttatttttttccctcccttggAACCATCCATAGTGAAATGCATaccttccttttctgaaaagaaattgctgCATGTGTTTTACAGCTACAGAATGTCAAAAAAGTGAATTCTTTGTACTAATAAAGCCCTTCAAGTTTTTATTTTAGATCAGTTGCGTTTCAGTCCTTCAAAGTTGTTTGACCAAAGTCTTTAGGACAACCAACATTTATGTAGATGTTCCTTTAGAGAAAAGCATAtacacagagagacagaaaacatgTCAACAGAATCTTCATGTTATTTGACCAATTTTAAACATTCCCTTCATCTTCTAATGAAAACCGGCGGTAACTGAATGAGAAGTCCATGTGATACAAACTTTAGTGTCgattgttttcagaaatttagGCTAttcttttttcag
It encodes the following:
- the TM2D1 gene encoding TM2 domain-containing protein 1 isoform X4 is translated as MCDEPKIDNSTQEPMNCTNHTAYGSDFPLTDIGARMEITAELGQQLVQCLPAPNITCKDHLGIEKVFTGHEVGFYKPIACRNVNGYSYKVAVALSLFLGWLGADRFYLGYPALGLLKFCTVGFCGIGSLIDFILISMQIVGPSDGSSYIIDYYGARLTRLTITNATFRKMQTYP